CCACCCCGACCCCGGCATCCCATGTCGTGGCGAGGTAGttggccgcgcgcgcgcgcgcgcgcccccgTCACCCGTCGCTCGTCAGGACCAGGCGGGGGCAGCTATTAAAGGCGCGAGGGGGATCCCTTGCAACCAAAGCCACCGCCACCCCACCACTACTGCTTCTCCCTCCCGGGTCGTCGTCGGCCCCCCATACCGGAAAGGCGCGAGGCGGGCGGACGAGATGGTCGAGGCCGACGCGCGGCGGTTGCCCGAAATGGCCGGCGCACGCATGGCTTCCGCGCCCGCGGCTGGATCCTCCGCCCGGAAACGCGCCCGCGGTTAGGTGCGGCGTGGGCTCGCCGCGTCCGCGTGCGCGCGTGTGTATACATATACATACATTAGCAGGTGACCGGTGTCGCCGACCGTTGctgcggcgaggccggggcgtgTGGCGCCGACCGCCGAGGACCAACCGGAGCGGCTGCAGCGCTCAGTGAATGGTCATCATGGCCGGGATGCTCCCCGGCGTGGagtgcgcgcggcggcggcggctccggcagggcggcgcgggggcgagcgcggaGGCGGGCGGGGGCACGAGGCGGCCGTCCTTCTGCCTGTACGCGGCCGGGCACGGAGGGCACCAGGCCGCCGGCCTTGGCGGCGCCGGCAGTTCCGGCAAGGTAGGAGAACTGAACAGTGAGTGATCAGTGATCACTCGTCTTTTCAGTCGACGCAATAAGATGGCGGACGGTCGGAGTGATTGGTTCTTGATGGTTTGTTTGTTTGCAGCAGCGGAGCGCCGTGATGGAGATGATACACGGGTGGACGCTGGACAGCAATGCCCGGGAGGCCAAGGAGCGGCTGGACCAGAAGCTCCGGAGCAAGAGGGAGGCCGCCATCAAGAGGTAGCCTGTCATCCAACAATCAACACGTTGATGCGTCtcgagattttttttttctttaacAGATTACTTACGATTTGATCCTGCAGGCATCACAGCACGGGGAGCATAAAGCTGAGCAGACCCCACCACAacgggggcgccggcggcggcggcggcgcggaggaacGCGGGGAGAGCTCGGCCTCGGCGCCGGCTATGTCCGGCGTGCAGCGGGAGGTGTACTCGAGGAAGGGCGTCATGCGGCGGCTGATGCGGTGGAGCCGGCCGCGGTGGGCCGCGGCGGAGCAGGCGGAGTGCGCGGTGTGCCTGGACGAGTTCCGCGCGGGCGACGTCCTGGCGCACCTCCCCTGCGGCCATCGCTTCCACTGGGCATGCGCGGCGCCCTGGCTCGAGGGCACCTCCCGCTGCCCCTtctgccgcgccgccgtcgacgccAACCCACACGCCGGAGCCTAGGGCCCCCGGCCGGCCGTCTTGGCCAGCGATGATGCAGGAGGAAGAATCACGTTGCCGGCGGCCGGTGTGCGCCTAAGCAAAGCTAATCAGCGTCAGAGGCCGATCAAGCTCGGCGAGCCACACCATTGCCGTGCTGCCGGAGATTGGAGACGAATGAGATGCGCACGAGACATTCGTGAATCAGCTGCCGATTTTGCACGCATCCGACGGCGCCGTGTCCTGCCGTTCTCCTTGTTCCCATGCCATGAGCAATCGATGAGCGTTTTTTCCTACGGCGAGTAGGCACTGTACAGTTTGCTAGCGTTTCCAATGTATTTGTACACGATGATCGTCTAATCCAGAAAAAGGGAACTGTAATTTGGATCAACAACCTTGGTTTGCAGTGTTTACTACAGGAATTACTACTTTGAACTTAAACTGCTCATTTGAAGTTTTTGAGTCGGGAGTCACATCCTCTTTGGAACATTTGGATCTTGTTCCCTGTGATGACACAGGATCAGAGCTGATTCTCTGCGAGGTTCCTGCGAGATTTTCCTGGAACTTATTCTTTCCAAATGAGGCCGAATAACCTACTCCCGTCGCATTGATGTTATGCCAGAATCCAGATGTGCTCGTGGCAGCACGGCCATACTTGGGGCCTGCAGAGTGCAGACTGCACGAGTGAAGTGACCGGAGCTGAGCAGCTGACTCCATTGCTTGGACATAACGATCCCTCCCAAAGACTGGCCGCTGAGCTAGGCGTCTCTCCGGGCCTCAGGGGAGACCGGTCCAGCCGCAGACCAGAAACCAGCCGAGCTCGGCGTCCCGGCGAGCTCGCGACGACTGGTCCTCGTCCTCATCCTACCACCCCGCCCTACCGCGCGCTCGCGATCGCGAGCCGGACGGAGACATGCTTGGCTCATCCGAGCAGCCCATCCCGGCGCGCGCGCGGAGGCGATCAGGTGTGGCACCCGGAACGGCAACCCTTGTCGCCATCCTCCGAATCCGGCACGGGAAAAGCTTGGCGTGCTGCCTCTAATGGCGTATCCGTTTCGACCACGCTGCCGTGGAAGCGACTttgccaccgccaccacctctaATGGCCGGCGAAAGCGTGTGTTGATGTGTGCGTAAGTGGCAGGGACCTGCTACCTCGCGCCTGTACAAAGCCTGCAGGTGTGCTTCTGCTTCTCGATGCGGTTGGAGCGGGAAGCTTTCTTTGCTTAAAAGGTGATTCCACTACAAGAATGGAGAAGACCCTTTGAGAAATAATGGATACCGAGTTACTGACTTGCTTATCCTGAATCATGGCAAACAAGATCAGAGCTTCCTTTTCTGATCGTTTCTTCTATAGGAGAGGCAGAAAGGCAGAAGTTAATGGGCCGTGGGCCCTGAACTGCCTATGCCGATGGGCCATTCAGGCGTCGGCTGCCCCTTGCTCAGAAGTCCGTTAGGAGGCCCAGATTGAGGCGTTACGCGGTTAGCAATCAGCGCACAGGCGTTTAGTCCCACAAGGAAACTTGTGGCAGCAGATGAGCGGTGGCCTCGGTATGTAATCAGGGTTAGGCTACCCTGGAAACATACTTACCTGGACGGGGTCGATGGGTGATCAGGAAGACCTATGGCCTAGATCAATGGTTCACATTGCACTTGGTGGATACGTTGGTCTACCGTCTCCTCAAGTAGGAGAGTGGACGTCATAATTTGTGGCAGAGGGGTATGCGTTCGCGCGGCCCCTACTATTCTCAAACTACAATTTTATGCACGATGAGAAGTGCAATTCTGA
The genomic region above belongs to Panicum hallii strain FIL2 chromosome 4, PHallii_v3.1, whole genome shotgun sequence and contains:
- the LOC112891181 gene encoding E3 ubiquitin-protein ligase EL5-like isoform X1 codes for the protein MVIMAGMLPGVECARRRRLRQGGAGASAEAGGGTRRPSFCLYAAGHGGHQAAGLGGAGSSGKQRSAVMEMIHGWTLDSNAREAKERLDQKLRSKREAAIKRHHSTGSIKLSRPHHNGGAGGGGGAEERGESSASAPAMSGVQREVYSRKGVMRRLMRWSRPRWAAAEQAECAVCLDEFRAGDVLAHLPCGHRFHWACAAPWLEGTSRCPFCRAAVDANPHAGA
- the LOC112891181 gene encoding E3 ubiquitin-protein ligase EL5-like isoform X2 codes for the protein MVIMAGMLPGVECARRRRLRQGGAGASAEAGGGTRRPSFCLYAAGHGGHQAAGLGGAGSSGKRSAVMEMIHGWTLDSNAREAKERLDQKLRSKREAAIKRHHSTGSIKLSRPHHNGGAGGGGGAEERGESSASAPAMSGVQREVYSRKGVMRRLMRWSRPRWAAAEQAECAVCLDEFRAGDVLAHLPCGHRFHWACAAPWLEGTSRCPFCRAAVDANPHAGA